One region of Rhodococcus sp. 4CII genomic DNA includes:
- a CDS encoding phosphotransferase family protein, with product MTTILFSVSYDAEGSRRELDLVARVTPATPGIFRDPDLAAEFALLTAVAEHTAVPVPRVRWLENDPALLGGPFLVMDRVDGRVPGDDPPFVSEGWVVDLPPAERGRLFDNALGALAELHAADPKVLGVEFLHNSELREPGIAHQLAEWRQFYDWTAESGRIANIEAAYEWLEEHRPHDDELVLCWGDARLGNIIFGADHSVAAVLDWEMATIASPQLDLGWFVLFVRYYSEGIGVPLLKGLPTRDAVIARYRELTGRSAADVDYYERFAAYRLAIIMARIGRLMISGGALPEDSAMPANNPASQVLARLFDLPAPEGAEANYIGHR from the coding sequence ATGACCACCATCTTGTTCTCGGTCAGCTACGACGCGGAGGGGAGCCGCCGCGAGCTCGATCTCGTGGCCCGAGTCACCCCCGCCACCCCCGGAATCTTCCGGGACCCCGACCTGGCGGCAGAGTTCGCGCTACTCACGGCAGTTGCCGAGCACACCGCGGTCCCGGTGCCCCGGGTTCGCTGGCTCGAAAACGATCCGGCGCTGCTGGGTGGCCCGTTCCTTGTGATGGACCGCGTCGATGGTCGGGTCCCGGGGGACGATCCGCCATTCGTTTCCGAGGGCTGGGTTGTGGATCTCCCGCCTGCTGAGCGGGGACGCCTCTTCGACAACGCGCTGGGCGCACTGGCCGAACTCCACGCCGCCGACCCCAAGGTGCTCGGGGTCGAGTTCTTGCACAACAGCGAGCTCCGCGAGCCCGGGATCGCACACCAGCTCGCCGAGTGGCGCCAGTTCTACGACTGGACGGCAGAGTCCGGACGGATCGCCAACATCGAGGCGGCATACGAATGGCTCGAGGAGCACCGTCCCCACGACGATGAGCTGGTGCTTTGTTGGGGCGACGCCCGGCTGGGGAACATCATCTTCGGCGCTGACCACTCCGTAGCGGCGGTCCTCGATTGGGAAATGGCGACCATTGCCAGCCCTCAGCTGGACCTCGGGTGGTTCGTCCTTTTCGTGCGGTACTACTCGGAAGGCATCGGAGTTCCGCTGCTGAAAGGGCTTCCGACCCGCGACGCCGTGATCGCGCGGTATCGCGAGCTCACGGGCCGCAGTGCGGCAGATGTCGACTACTACGAACGATTCGCCGCCTACCGCCTCGCGATCATCATGGCTCGGATCGGCCGTCTGATGATTTCGGGCGGAGCCCTGCCCGAAGACAGCGCGATGCCGGCGAACAACCCTGCCAGCCAGGTCCTGGCGCGTTTGTTCGACCTTCCAGCCCCCGAAGGTGCGGAGGCTAACTACATCGGCCACCGCTGA
- a CDS encoding helix-turn-helix domain-containing protein translates to MQSEVVPDVVNTAELAVAAAGTEVQRLARALLRHTSEIAADVTKCVVEAVPEVAPLGIPDSLAALGESTEHNIGAILSMFAFDAVPTAIEPPAATLRTLQGTISAGGDLATVLRAFRAGHAAVWECWSTYVQRETESALVPSVLGYSSKRLFAYIDGACEQLVTRHRELYPNRGDQQAGPRTRQVALAALLDGSAADERAAADELAYDVHGYHVALVLAPAAASANVREALGDLVAAASPVRTFTHTSGDGRWFVWLGWDVTPTPQVLRAVATVATDGVVVGMGAAASGIQGFRRSHAQALETLRTVQLRPTPLTGVTQHCEIELAAVLVAGNADRSRRYAADHLGLLGARDESTARLRETLRVFFATGGSHKQTAARLSVHAKTVAYRLARTEELLGHPVDRHRTEVEVALLIDHALAGP, encoded by the coding sequence ATGCAGTCGGAAGTCGTGCCGGATGTGGTCAACACGGCAGAGCTCGCGGTCGCGGCGGCGGGCACCGAGGTCCAACGGTTGGCACGGGCGCTGTTGAGGCACACTTCCGAGATCGCCGCCGACGTAACGAAATGCGTGGTCGAGGCGGTGCCCGAGGTGGCCCCCCTTGGTATTCCTGATTCCCTCGCAGCTTTGGGGGAGAGCACCGAGCACAATATTGGCGCGATTCTCTCGATGTTCGCATTCGACGCGGTGCCGACCGCGATCGAGCCGCCGGCGGCGACTCTTCGGACCCTTCAGGGCACGATCTCGGCAGGAGGTGACCTGGCTACGGTGTTGCGAGCCTTTCGTGCCGGGCACGCGGCGGTCTGGGAGTGTTGGTCCACGTACGTTCAGCGGGAGACCGAGTCTGCGCTGGTCCCGAGTGTTCTCGGATACTCGTCGAAGCGGCTCTTCGCCTATATCGACGGTGCCTGTGAACAACTCGTGACTCGACACCGGGAGCTCTACCCGAACCGCGGTGATCAGCAGGCAGGACCGCGGACGCGTCAGGTCGCGTTGGCTGCCCTTCTCGATGGCTCGGCGGCCGACGAGCGTGCTGCCGCCGACGAGCTCGCATACGACGTCCACGGCTACCATGTGGCGCTCGTACTTGCTCCGGCCGCGGCGTCAGCGAACGTTCGTGAGGCGCTCGGTGACCTGGTCGCCGCAGCCAGTCCGGTCCGCACGTTCACGCACACGAGCGGGGACGGTCGGTGGTTCGTGTGGCTCGGGTGGGATGTGACGCCGACGCCCCAGGTGCTGCGCGCTGTCGCCACCGTCGCAACCGACGGCGTCGTCGTCGGGATGGGGGCCGCTGCTTCAGGGATTCAGGGGTTCCGGCGATCTCATGCGCAGGCATTGGAGACCCTCCGGACGGTGCAACTGCGTCCCACCCCCCTGACGGGGGTTACACAGCACTGCGAGATCGAGTTGGCCGCCGTCCTCGTCGCCGGAAACGCCGATCGGTCCCGTCGCTACGCCGCCGATCACCTCGGGCTCCTCGGCGCGCGCGACGAGTCGACCGCCAGGCTCCGCGAGACGCTTCGCGTGTTCTTTGCGACCGGAGGCAGCCACAAGCAGACGGCCGCACGGCTGTCCGTGCACGCCAAGACCGTCGCCTATCGGCTCGCGCGAACCGAGGAACTGCTCGGTCACCCGGTTGATCGGCATCGCACCGAGGTCGAGGTGGCGCTGCTGATCGACCACGCGCTGGCTGGCCCATAG